A genomic window from Oceanobacillus timonensis includes:
- a CDS encoding NfeD family protein produces the protein MDIVELQWIGFLALFFGTLFILGEIFVNMRGIFGVLGLGFITVYFTVYTETDSVLLMFIIYFLGILLIIIDGKVLNDGTLATIGLVIMIVAVALPQPDFVNGLYAVISIFVGAFASLAFLKVFKRRQMWTKIALMDQLTNEQGYRSLSEEYEALLGKEGVALTDFRPSGTIEVDKKHYSAVSGGRWIKKGTPIKVVAVDGTSVRIEERHKG, from the coding sequence ATGGATATTGTTGAATTACAATGGATTGGATTTCTTGCTTTATTTTTTGGAACATTATTTATATTAGGTGAAATATTTGTGAACATGCGTGGCATTTTTGGCGTGTTGGGATTGGGATTTATAACTGTTTATTTTACCGTATATACAGAAACAGATTCTGTCTTACTCATGTTTATTATATACTTCCTGGGAATATTACTGATAATCATTGACGGGAAAGTATTGAACGATGGTACGTTGGCAACGATTGGACTGGTCATTATGATTGTTGCTGTTGCATTGCCGCAGCCGGATTTTGTAAATGGCCTTTATGCAGTAATCAGTATTTTCGTTGGGGCATTTGCCTCCTTGGCATTTTTAAAAGTGTTTAAGCGTAGACAGATGTGGACGAAAATCGCTTTAATGGACCAGCTTACAAATGAGCAGGGTTACAGATCGCTCAGCGAAGAATATGAAGCGTTATTAGGCAAAGAAGGGGTCGCTTTGACAGATTTCAGACCTTCCGGCACGATAGAAGTAGATAAAAAACATTACAGTGCTGTATCTGGCGGGCGCTGGATTAAAAAAGGCACACCGATTAAAGTGGTTGCCGTCGATGGAACGAGTGTCCGGATAGAAGAGCGGCATAAAGGATAA
- a CDS encoding DEAD/DEAH box helicase — MGKTFTELSLGTDMQRVIQELGFKNPTEIQERVIPAILNDKSVIGQSRTGSGKSHAFLLPLFQKLDENQKKVQFVITAPTRELATQLYNEVRKIITIADKTEDWTAKLLVGGTDKQKAVEKLKTPPMIVVGTPGRILDLVKDGALSVYSAESFVIDEADLMLDLGFIEEVDQLLVRSKQDIQLLVFSATIPQRLQHFFKKYLKNPEYIKMEEHFSPEAMEHRLIRKKHRDVAQIIWDISQTTHPYLALIFTNGKEQANELADKLQEYGLNVGVIHGGLTPRERKRVLKDIQQLRYQYVVATDLASRGIDIKGISHVINAQLPKEEHFYIHRVGRTARAGLEGTAVSIYSEEDARLIERLEQKGLEFSFMEVKQGDWIEDKSWNERQRRKTVDTSTDREAWKRVKKAKKVKPGYKKKQKYQQQQIKRQLNKEQNRKKR; from the coding sequence ATGGGAAAAACATTTACAGAATTATCTCTGGGGACGGATATGCAGCGTGTTATTCAAGAGCTGGGATTCAAAAACCCGACAGAGATTCAAGAACGAGTCATTCCTGCCATTTTGAATGATAAAAGTGTGATTGGCCAATCGCGGACCGGATCAGGTAAATCACATGCCTTTTTATTACCATTGTTTCAAAAGCTGGATGAAAATCAAAAGAAAGTCCAATTTGTTATTACTGCTCCAACGAGAGAGTTGGCAACACAACTTTATAATGAGGTAAGAAAAATCATTACGATTGCAGATAAGACAGAAGATTGGACGGCAAAACTGCTTGTCGGCGGTACAGATAAACAAAAAGCGGTGGAAAAATTAAAAACACCGCCAATGATTGTTGTTGGGACGCCTGGGAGAATTTTGGATTTAGTCAAGGATGGTGCATTATCCGTTTATAGCGCAGAGTCCTTTGTTATTGATGAAGCGGACTTAATGCTTGACTTGGGTTTTATTGAAGAAGTCGATCAATTATTAGTCCGCTCTAAACAAGATATACAGCTGCTTGTTTTCTCCGCAACAATTCCGCAGCGTCTGCAACATTTCTTTAAAAAATATTTAAAAAACCCGGAATATATTAAAATGGAAGAGCATTTTTCACCGGAGGCAATGGAACACCGCCTTATCCGAAAAAAACATCGGGACGTGGCACAGATTATTTGGGATATTTCCCAGACAACTCACCCCTATTTGGCATTGATTTTTACAAATGGGAAAGAACAGGCTAATGAATTAGCAGATAAGCTTCAAGAGTATGGATTAAATGTCGGGGTGATTCACGGCGGTTTAACACCGAGAGAAAGAAAACGGGTGTTAAAAGATATTCAGCAATTACGATATCAATATGTAGTCGCAACCGATTTAGCTTCTCGGGGAATCGATATTAAAGGAATCAGTCACGTTATTAATGCGCAGCTTCCGAAAGAAGAGCATTTTTATATTCATCGGGTCGGCAGAACTGCCCGGGCTGGACTGGAAGGAACGGCTGTCAGTATTTATTCTGAAGAGGATGCCCGTCTGATTGAACGATTAGAACAAAAAGGACTGGAATTCTCCTTCATGGAAGTAAAGCAGGGAGATTGGATAGAAGATAAATCCTGGAACGAAAGACAGCGCCGTAAAACCGTGGATACCAGTACGGACCGGGAAGCATGGAAACGGGTGAAAAAGGCAAAGAAAGTAAAGCCGGGTTATAAGAAGAAACAAAAGTATCAACAACAGCAAATTAAAAGACAGCTGAATAAAGAACAAAACAGGAAAAAACGCTAG
- a CDS encoding DUF2624 domain-containing protein, with protein MSFFIKEMIKNKLRKLTPDEILHYSGEYGFSITRMQADQIVNYLRASSPDPFNQADRDRFMMELANITDPKTAAAAQQLMDEVIKSYGMEHLF; from the coding sequence ATGTCTTTTTTTATAAAAGAAATGATTAAAAATAAACTACGTAAATTAACCCCAGATGAGATTTTGCATTATAGTGGCGAATATGGTTTTTCCATTACACGCATGCAGGCTGATCAGATTGTGAATTATTTAAGGGCTTCTTCTCCTGATCCATTTAATCAGGCTGACCGTGATCGATTTATGATGGAGCTTGCAAACATTACTGATCCAAAAACCGCAGCAGCAGCACAGCAGTTAATGGATGAAGTTATTAAATCATATGGTATGGAGCATTTATTTTAG
- a CDS encoding deoxyribonuclease IV: MVKIGSHVSMNGKKMLLGSSEEAASYGANTFMIYTGAPQNTRRKPIEELNIEAGLEHMNAHGISDIVVHAPYIINIGNTVKPETFELGVNFLRSEIERTEALGAKQIVLHPGAHVGEGPEKGIPKIIEGLNEVLEQKNDVQIALETMAGKGSEMGRTFEELAEIISGVTHNEHLSVCLDTCHIHDAGYDVVNDFDGVLNTFDKIVGLDRLKVVHVNDSKNDREAHKDRHENIGFGYIGFDALHKVVHHPQLSELPKILETPYVGTDKKNKKAPYKYEIAMLREGTFQENLKETIMEG; encoded by the coding sequence ATGGTGAAAATAGGTTCTCATGTTTCCATGAATGGTAAGAAAATGTTACTAGGTTCTAGTGAAGAGGCGGCTTCTTACGGAGCAAATACATTTATGATCTATACAGGTGCGCCGCAAAATACGAGAAGAAAGCCAATTGAAGAATTAAATATTGAAGCAGGACTGGAGCACATGAACGCGCATGGAATATCTGATATTGTCGTGCATGCACCATATATTATTAATATCGGTAACACTGTGAAGCCGGAGACCTTTGAATTAGGTGTGAATTTCCTAAGAAGTGAAATCGAGCGTACAGAAGCTCTGGGCGCTAAACAAATTGTGCTTCATCCAGGGGCACATGTTGGGGAAGGTCCGGAAAAAGGCATTCCAAAAATTATCGAAGGACTAAATGAAGTACTGGAACAGAAAAATGATGTACAAATTGCTTTAGAAACAATGGCTGGAAAAGGATCTGAAATGGGTCGTACATTTGAAGAACTTGCTGAAATTATTTCCGGGGTCACGCATAATGAACATCTATCCGTTTGTCTGGATACGTGCCACATTCATGACGCAGGGTATGATGTGGTGAATGACTTTGACGGTGTACTAAATACATTTGATAAAATTGTTGGTTTAGACCGCCTGAAAGTCGTTCATGTTAATGACAGTAAAAATGACCGCGAAGCTCATAAAGACCGTCATGAAAACATTGGGTTTGGTTACATCGGCTTTGATGCACTTCACAAAGTTGTTCACCACCCGCAGCTCAGTGAATTGCCTAAGATTCTCGAAACCCCTTATGTAGGCACAGATAAGAAGAATAAAAAAGCGCCATACAAGTATGAGATAGCGATGCTGCGTGAAGGGACTTTCCAAGAGAATTTAAAGGAAACGATTATGGAAGGTTAA